One Thunnus thynnus chromosome 18, fThuThy2.1, whole genome shotgun sequence genomic region harbors:
- the slc22a2 gene encoding solute carrier family 22 member 2 yields the protein MTTFDDILQEAGEFGRCQKRIFALLCMVSMPWAGVYVGIVFQGYTPDHWCRDSAVVDRRQGCGWSLADSRRLTVPLVNNSGVLQQSSCEQYEVNWNTTSLTCDSQELDLSKTPTTACKDGWEYDYEGRQSFVTEFDLVCSDSWLVDMYQATLNIGFLVGSIAIGYLADRFGRKMSFLMSNLLNGIAGILVAVAPNYVSLLVFRTLYGFGVKGGWVAGYVLITEIVGVEYRRTVGVIYQMFFSVGILILPLLAYFITDWRWLQVVITAPYIVFLSYYWFIPESPRWLLSQNQQAKAVEITEAMAKENKMTLSKNIETMADDNADTCTASFMDLIRTPKMRKHTFILSYNWFTSAVVYQGLIMRLGILGGNVYIDFLISGLLEFPAAFLILFTIERIGRRLPFASANIVAGAACFITAFIPDSMFWFKTVVACIGRLGITMAFEMVVFVNTELYPTFVRNLGVSVCSTLCDVGGIVAPFLLYRLAVIWLELPLIIFGSLAFLAGGLVLLLPETRGVPLPNTIDDIEFPERAKEKTMLKSQQMTNLLPNNDVSTNKDPATV from the exons ATGACCACTTTTGACGACATCTTACAAGAAGCTGGGGAGTTCGGCCGCTGCCAGAAGCGCATCTTCGCCCTGCTGTGTATGGTGTCTATGCCCTGGGCCGGTGTGTACGTTGGTATTGTGTTCCAGGGTTACACCCCAGATCACTGGTGTCGGGACTCTGCGGTGGTGGACAGGAGGCAGGGGTGCGGCTGGAGCCTGGCGGACAGTCGCAGGCTGACAGTGCCTCTGGTCAACAACTCTGGAGTGCTGCAGCAAAGCAGCTGTGAGCAGTACGAGGTGAACTGGAACACCACATCGCTCACCTGTGATTCACAAGAATTGGACCTCAGCAAAACTCCCACAACTGCCTGCAAAGACGGCTGGGAGTACGACTACGAGGGAAGGCAGTCCTTTGTTACTGAG TTTGACCTGGTGTGTTCAGATAGCTGGTTGGTGGACATGTACCAGGCCACTCTCAACATCGGCTTCCTGGTCGGGAGTATCGCCATCGGTTACCTGGCTGACAG GTTTGGCAGGAAAATGAGCTTCCTGATGTCCAACCTGTTGAATGGGATCGCAGGGATCCTGGTGGCCGTCGCTCCAAACTACGTGTCTCTACTGGTGTTCAGAACGCTCTACGGGTTCGGAGTGAAAGGCGGCTGGGTAGCCGGATATGTGCTGa TCACAGAGATCGTCGGCGTGGAGTACAGACGTACAGTGGGAGTCATTTACCAGATGTTCTTCAGCGTCGgcatcctcatcctccctctgctCGCCTACTTCATCACTGACTGGCGCTGGCTGCAGGTCGTCATCACCGCCCCCTACATCGTCTTCCTGTCCTACTATTG GTTTATCCCAGAATCTCCAAGATGGCTTCTGTCACAGAACCAGCAGGCCAAAGCGGTGGAGATCACAGAGGCCATGGCCAAAGAGAACAAGATGACTCTGTCCAAGAACATCGAG ACTATGGCAGATGATAACGCAGACACGTGCACCGCCTCCTTCATGGACCTGATCCGAACtccaaaaatgagaaaacacacatttattctcAGCTACAACTG GTTCACCAGTGCTGTGGTCTACCAGGGTTTGATTATGAGGCTGGGTATTCTGGGAGGAAACGTCTACATTGACTTCCTCATCTCTGGCCTGTTGGAGTTCCCTGCTGCCTTCCTCATACTTTTCACCATTGAGCGCATCGGCCGACGCCTTCCCTTCGCCAGCGCCAACATTGTAGCCGGAGCAGCTTGCTTCATCACTGCCTTCATTCCTGACA GTATGTTCTGGTTTAAGACAGTGGTGGCCTGCATCGGTCGGCTGGGTATCACCATGGCCTTTGAGATGGTGGTGTTTGTTAACACTGAGCTCTACCCAACATTTGTCAG GAACCTGGGAGTGTCTGTGTGCTCGACTCTGTGTGACGTCGGAGGCATCGTAGCTCCCTTCCTGCTCTACAGGCTGGCAGTCATTTGGCTGGAGCTGCCACTCATCATCTTCG GCAGTCTAGCTTTCCTGGCTGGCGGTTTGGTGTTGCTGCTTCCCGAGACCAGAGGTGTGCCGCTGCCCAACACCATCGACGACATCGAGTTCCCAGAAAG agcGAAGGAGAAAACTATGCTGAAGAGCCAGCAGATGACCAACCTGCTGCCCAACAACGACGTATCGACCAACAAAGATCCAGCAACTGTTTGA